TCGAAGAGCACTCATCAAAAACTATCATTGCTCAAACGTATATCGAAACAAATGCAACGGATGTAAGAGTGTTCATGCTTGGCACTGAAGTAATTGGAGCCGTCAAACGAATTGGGGCAGTTGATAGTTTTAAGTCTAATTTTACATTAGGCGGCACAGTGAAAGCATATTCTTTGAACTCTCAGCAACTTGCAGATGTAAAAAAAATCGCAACTGCTTTGAAAAGTGATTATATCGGAATCGACTTCCTTTTACTGCCAGATGGAAATTGGCTGTTCAATGAAATCGAGGATCCAGTTGGAGCAAGGTCATACTATGCTACAACTAAAAAAGATATCACCATTCCAATCATGGATTATATAAATAAAAAATTAACAGAAAATCCAGATCAGATGAGAGTCTGACTTGGATTTTTTTATTTGGAAATTGATTATGTGGTACTCGCATGGATATGCGGTATTCAAACCTATATATGTGGTGCTTAAACCGATTTATGTGCTATTCAACCCCTTTACATTTTCCTTGCCCACAAAAATAAGTGAGCCGAATTAATCATTCAGCTCACTCATCTTATACTTACATATTTTTCAATTCTTCTATGCGTTTCATAACGGTTGCATGTTTTTCTAGATAATCTTGTTCTTTAGCACGTTCTTCCGCTACAACTGCATCTGGTGCTTTGGAAACAAATCGTTCATTCGATAATTTCCCTTGGACTAATTTCACTTCTTTTGCCCATTTTTCTAATTCTTTTTCTAAACGAGCTTTTTCCGCATCAATATCAATAAGTCCTTGTAATGGCAAGAATAATTGCGCCCCAGTTACAACTGCTGACATGGATTGACCTGGTGCTTCTATTCCTTGACCAATTACTAACGGCTCTGGATTACAGAAGCGTTCTAAATATTTTGCATTTGCTTCTAACACTGCTAATGTATCTGCATCTTTTGCTGAAATGTACAAGGGCACTTTTTTACTCATTGGTGTTTGCACTTCTGCACGAATATTACGTACCGAACGAATTATTTCGGCTAACAACTTCATACTAGCTGCATCTTCTTTATTGGAAAGCCCCTCATTTACAGTTGGCCATGCAGCTACTGTAATAGACTCCCCTTCATGAGGTAGGTTTTGCCAAATCTCTTCCGTAATGAAAGGCATAAATGGGTGCAATAAACGCATAGTATTGTCTAATACATACGCCAACACTGAACGAGTCATCATTTTCGCTTCTTCATCTTCTCCATTTAGAGGAAGTTTCGCCATTTCGATATACCAATCACAGAAATCATCCCAAATGAAGTTATAAAGCGCACGGCCTACTTCACCAAATTCATACTTTTCAGAAAGTCGTGTAACTTGCTCAATTGTTTCATTTAGACGAGTTAAAATCCATGCATCTGCAACTGATTTTTTACCGTCTAGGTTAATCTCTTCGAATGTCAAACCATCCATATTCATTAATGCAAAACGAGATGCGTTCCAAATTTTATTGGCAAAGTTCCAAACCGCTTCTACCTTCTCTGTAGAGAAACGCAAATCTTGCCCCGGAGATGAGCCAGTGCTTAGGAAATAGCGAAGAGAGTCTGCACCATACTTTTCAATCACTTCCATTGGATCAATACCATTCCCAAGTGATTTCGACATTTTTCTACCGTCTTCCGCACGAACTAAACCGTGAATCAAAACATCTTCAAATGGACGTGTGCCTGTAAATTCGATTCCTTGGAAAATCATACGAGAAACCCAGAAGAATATAATATCATAACCGGTAACAAGTGTATTCGTTGGGTAATACTTTTTAAACTCTTCATTTTCACTATCCGGCCAGCCAAGTGTTGAAAATGGCCATAATGCAGAAGAAAACCATGTATCTAATACATCATTATCCTGCTTCCAGTTTTCAGCATCTGCTGGTGCTTCGTGCCCAACATATACTTCTCCAGTTTCATTGTGATACCAGGCTGGAATTCGGTGACCCCACCATAATTGACGAGAAATACACCAGTCATGTACATTTTCCATCCATTGTAAATAGGTTTTTTCAAAGCGGTCCGGTACAAAGTTTACTTTTCCTTCTGCTTGTTGTAATTTAATTGCTTCATCAGAAAGTGGCTGCATTTTAACAAACCATTGTGTAGAAAGATATGGTTCTACAACTGCTCCACTACGTTCTGAATGTCCAACAGAGTGAAGATGTTCTTCGATTTTGAATAAAACACCAGCGCCTTGTAAATCTTGAACGATTTGTTTACGGCAAGCAAATCGGTCCATTCCATCATAGTTTGCAGCGTTTTTATTCATCGTACCGTCTTCATTCATGACTAGAATGCTCTCTAAATTATGACGATTACCAATTTCAAAGTCATTCGGGTCATGTGCTGGTGTAATTTTTACTGCTCCGCTACCAAATTCCATATCTACATAATCATCTGCAATGATTGGAATTTCACGATTTGTGATAGGTAGAATAAGCGTTTTTCCGATAAGATGTTTATAGCGCTCGTCTTCTGGATGAACCGCAACCGCCGTATCACCTAACATTGTTTCCGGTCGAGTTGTTGCGATTTCAATTGAACCAGTACCATCTGCTAGTGGGTAACGCATATGATAGAATGCACCCTGTATATCTTTGTGAATGACTTCAATATCAGAAAGTGCAGTTTTTGTTGCAGGATCCCAGTTAATAATATATTCACCACGATAGATTAACCCTTTGTTATATAGCTTTACAAATACTTCTTTTACAGCATTTGAAAGCCCTTCGTCTAATGTAAAGCGTTCACGTGAATAGTCTAATCCTAGTCCTAATTTTGACCACTGTGCACGAATATGACCAGCATACTCTTCTTTCCATTTCCAAGTTTCTTCGACAAATTTTTCACGTCCTAAATCATAACGTGTAATATTTTCAGAACGTAGCTTTTCTTCTACTTTCGCTTGCGTTGCAATACCGGCATGGTCCATCCCAGGTAACCAAAGTGCATCATATCCTTGCATACGTTTCATACGTATTAGAATATCTTGTAATGTAGTATCCCAAGCGTGACCTAAGTGTAATTTCCCTGTTACGTTTGGAGGTGGAATTACGATGGTATAAGGTTCTTTCTCACTTTCTGGATGCGCTTCAAAGAATTTTCCTTTTAGCCACCACTCATAACGCCCTTTTTCAATCGACTGCGGATCGTACTTCGTTGGCATTGTTGTCTCGTTTGTCATTGGCTGTTCCTCCTAAAAAAGAATATAAAAAAACTCCTGTCGTCACTAAAGGACGAAGGAGTTTGTTCGCGGTACCACCTTTATTCGCAGATGCAAAAAGAATGCATCACGCTCTCAATTAGATAACGGCTTCAAACCGGCTTTTGTTACTATTCGTTCACAAAAGCTGCTCGTGGGCTACCTTCAAATGGTGATTAACAGAAACATTTCAGCAAGTTGTTTCCTTTCTTTCGATAACCAATACATTTTACTCTTCCCATTCATTGCATCTTTATTTAGTTGTTCATATTGTACCTAATTTAAGGTTAAGTCGTCAAGTCAAGTGTTAAGTCAAATTCGAGAAAGGAGAGAGTGCGATGAGAAGAGGATATAACCCTCTTTTACTACCCGTATGGTTACGGATAACTCGTTTTTACTGCAAAGGAATCATTATTCCTATTTGTGGATTCCAAACAATACGTGTATTAATCATACCGACAAGTTGGGATTTTCTTATACTTGCCTTTTTGTTATTGCTCTGCTTTTTGTTTTACAGGGATATAATTTGATGGAAATGTTAGCTTTGACATCCCATCATCTAAATTTAAAATAAATTGAAGCTCTGATTCTACTAAAACTGAGCTTTCT
The nucleotide sequence above comes from Psychrobacillus glaciei. Encoded proteins:
- a CDS encoding valine--tRNA ligase; the encoded protein is MTNETTMPTKYDPQSIEKGRYEWWLKGKFFEAHPESEKEPYTIVIPPPNVTGKLHLGHAWDTTLQDILIRMKRMQGYDALWLPGMDHAGIATQAKVEEKLRSENITRYDLGREKFVEETWKWKEEYAGHIRAQWSKLGLGLDYSRERFTLDEGLSNAVKEVFVKLYNKGLIYRGEYIINWDPATKTALSDIEVIHKDIQGAFYHMRYPLADGTGSIEIATTRPETMLGDTAVAVHPEDERYKHLIGKTLILPITNREIPIIADDYVDMEFGSGAVKITPAHDPNDFEIGNRHNLESILVMNEDGTMNKNAANYDGMDRFACRKQIVQDLQGAGVLFKIEEHLHSVGHSERSGAVVEPYLSTQWFVKMQPLSDEAIKLQQAEGKVNFVPDRFEKTYLQWMENVHDWCISRQLWWGHRIPAWYHNETGEVYVGHEAPADAENWKQDNDVLDTWFSSALWPFSTLGWPDSENEEFKKYYPTNTLVTGYDIIFFWVSRMIFQGIEFTGTRPFEDVLIHGLVRAEDGRKMSKSLGNGIDPMEVIEKYGADSLRYFLSTGSSPGQDLRFSTEKVEAVWNFANKIWNASRFALMNMDGLTFEEINLDGKKSVADAWILTRLNETIEQVTRLSEKYEFGEVGRALYNFIWDDFCDWYIEMAKLPLNGEDEEAKMMTRSVLAYVLDNTMRLLHPFMPFITEEIWQNLPHEGESITVAAWPTVNEGLSNKEDAASMKLLAEIIRSVRNIRAEVQTPMSKKVPLYISAKDADTLAVLEANAKYLERFCNPEPLVIGQGIEAPGQSMSAVVTGAQLFLPLQGLIDIDAEKARLEKELEKWAKEVKLVQGKLSNERFVSKAPDAVVAEERAKEQDYLEKHATVMKRIEELKNM